A portion of the Candidatus Poribacteria bacterium genome contains these proteins:
- the ftsZ gene encoding cell division protein FtsZ, with the protein MRYDSSTYTDLTDEELIRLVQSGDEEAFAQLAARYSSRIWQLVVWNSRQARDAEEIFQDIWVAVWENIGGLREVSSFGAWLRKIAYTTCRRYYTRNTRASGEILQSAEQLAETIDRNAIARFRETELRAAVAEAVYDLPEKVRTVAVLYYLEMWTIKEIAEEIGLAVGTVKTRLREIRALLRKEFGVEEVKRETTMTQKKEVSKSSQNIIKVFGVGDAGGNAIKRMIAAGLKEIEFYAVNTDLEALRTCDGATQVQIGAEITQGLGADANPEVGRGAAEEDLETLNTVVADARLVFVTAGMGGGTGTGAAPLIASLAREQGALTIGVATSPFDFEGQRRAEQAGYGLQELRDNTDAVIVIPNQRLLDTVDVEPSTSEAFSMSDETVVLGMETIADIIVDSGEINVDFADIESIMNDAGTVMMGVGQAKGENRARIAMENAMTSPLLDGKSIGGATGLITKISAPPDFMMNELDASMSVLQDEAFDAQIIFGLAYRDDDPEPNDTVIVTILANKVEPQRGSTTPLSTQKSDTSPGDGTSVPSTTGSEFVHLHNHSEYSMLDGACRIPDMVDWAVENSVPAVALTDHGNMFGAWELYSKATEAGVNPIIGCEVYVAHGSRKTREQEQGGPYHLTLLAEDATGYRNLLELVSIGYTEGFNRKPRIDMEILREYRDGVIALTGCIQGQVPQLICADRRDEAIQNFKTLMEIMGKRNLYVEVQNHYIDKELEAYPVMVELAKEFNLPLVGTNDCHYLRKSDHGMHDVLLCIQTKKTVNDQRRLRYDNHFYFKSVDEMREALKDYPPEAISNTLEIANRCNLELDSQRDPMPKYEVPEGYTHDGYLKELCYQGLREKYGELSEPIRQRIDYELGIIKQGGHANYFLIVGDYVNYAQKREYPITARGSAAASLVLHALDVVSFNPMDHGCLFERFLNLERTNRPDIFIDFADRARESVIEYLTKKYGVDSVGKVATFATLGAKAAIKDVGRALEVPLENVEKLTELIPSISGITLDEVLERMPEFQTLAELPENRELMDLSKAVEGMKRHVSCHASGIAISDGPLTNYVPLFKDRHDQVAVQFEGKTVEEVGIIKLDSLGLRSLSEVHDCLEMIETNHGVKLKLEEIPFDDRETYSLVSNGLIAGLFQLEGSEGMLRVVTELKPDNFEEFSAIPALYRPGPIENGDMQQYIDRKNRLQPVEYIHSSLEGVLKSTYGVCIYQEQVMQIAHDIAGFTLGEADVLRNAMGKKNEVLIAAQREKFVEGAAKKTNLAKSEAEEVFDWLESIGHYAFNKSHTVAYSMLAYRMAYLKTHYPTEFMAAMMIGEAGDSTKIVRYREECAKLSDFLGVEVNV; encoded by the coding sequence ATGCGATATGATTCATCAACGTACACAGACTTGACAGATGAAGAACTCATTAGGCTCGTGCAATCGGGCGATGAGGAAGCATTTGCGCAACTCGCAGCCCGCTATAGCTCGAGAATTTGGCAATTGGTCGTCTGGAACTCCCGCCAAGCCCGCGATGCCGAAGAGATCTTTCAGGACATTTGGGTAGCCGTCTGGGAAAACATCGGCGGTCTCCGAGAGGTCAGTAGTTTCGGTGCATGGCTTCGGAAGATAGCCTATACTACCTGCAGAAGGTACTACACCCGCAACACGCGTGCGAGCGGTGAAATCCTTCAGAGTGCGGAGCAGCTGGCTGAAACTATTGATCGGAATGCGATTGCTCGTTTTCGAGAGACGGAACTTCGCGCAGCTGTAGCGGAGGCAGTGTATGACCTTCCTGAGAAGGTGCGTACTGTCGCAGTGCTGTATTACTTAGAGATGTGGACCATCAAAGAGATTGCGGAGGAGATCGGCTTGGCAGTTGGCACCGTCAAGACGAGGCTCAGAGAGATTCGGGCACTCCTGCGTAAGGAATTTGGTGTTGAAGAGGTTAAGAGGGAAACAACTATGACGCAAAAAAAAGAGGTATCCAAGTCGTCGCAGAACATCATTAAAGTCTTCGGTGTCGGCGACGCGGGTGGCAACGCCATCAAACGGATGATTGCGGCCGGTTTGAAAGAAATTGAGTTTTACGCTGTGAATACGGATTTAGAAGCACTCCGTACGTGTGATGGGGCAACACAGGTGCAAATCGGTGCTGAAATCACGCAAGGACTTGGTGCAGATGCGAATCCAGAGGTAGGCAGAGGGGCGGCTGAAGAAGATTTGGAAACGCTCAATACCGTCGTTGCGGATGCGCGTCTGGTTTTCGTTACTGCTGGCATGGGGGGCGGGACAGGGACAGGTGCAGCACCTTTAATCGCATCTCTCGCCCGGGAGCAGGGGGCTTTAACAATAGGCGTTGCAACAAGCCCGTTCGATTTTGAGGGACAACGCCGCGCCGAGCAAGCAGGATACGGACTTCAGGAACTCCGAGACAACACTGATGCCGTTATCGTGATCCCGAATCAGCGACTCCTTGATACTGTGGATGTGGAGCCCTCAACGAGCGAAGCGTTCAGCATGAGCGATGAAACCGTGGTGCTCGGCATGGAAACTATCGCCGATATTATTGTGGACTCGGGCGAGATTAACGTTGACTTTGCCGATATAGAGAGCATCATGAACGATGCTGGCACGGTGATGATGGGTGTAGGACAAGCGAAAGGTGAAAACCGGGCGCGAATCGCTATGGAAAACGCTATGACCTCACCACTGCTGGATGGGAAAAGCATTGGAGGTGCAACTGGGTTGATCACTAAAATTAGTGCCCCACCAGACTTCATGATGAATGAGTTGGATGCATCGATGAGTGTGCTTCAAGATGAGGCATTCGACGCACAGATTATTTTTGGACTGGCCTATAGGGACGATGATCCTGAACCTAATGACACGGTTATCGTCACTATCCTTGCAAACAAGGTTGAACCACAGCGTGGATCGACCACTCCACTCTCGACTCAGAAGAGCGATACTTCACCGGGAGATGGTACTTCTGTTCCGTCCACAACCGGTTCCGAATTTGTTCATCTACACAACCATAGCGAATACAGCATGCTCGATGGGGCATGCCGTATTCCGGATATGGTGGATTGGGCAGTCGAAAATAGCGTCCCTGCTGTCGCACTTACCGACCACGGCAACATGTTCGGGGCATGGGAACTCTACAGCAAGGCAACAGAGGCGGGGGTTAACCCGATCATCGGTTGTGAGGTGTATGTCGCACACGGGAGCCGAAAGACACGTGAGCAGGAACAGGGGGGTCCCTATCACCTCACACTACTCGCTGAGGATGCGACCGGCTATAGGAATCTCTTGGAACTGGTATCAATCGGATACACAGAGGGGTTCAATCGCAAGCCGCGTATTGACATGGAAATCCTGCGCGAATACCGGGACGGGGTTATCGCGCTGACGGGGTGTATCCAAGGACAGGTGCCACAACTCATCTGTGCAGATCGGCGAGACGAAGCGATTCAGAATTTCAAAACCTTGATGGAGATCATGGGGAAACGGAACCTCTACGTTGAGGTGCAGAATCACTACATTGACAAGGAACTTGAAGCGTATCCAGTGATGGTTGAATTGGCGAAAGAGTTCAATCTTCCGCTCGTCGGCACAAACGATTGCCACTATCTTCGCAAATCTGACCACGGGATGCACGATGTACTCCTCTGTATCCAGACCAAGAAAACTGTCAATGACCAAAGGCGGCTCCGCTATGACAATCATTTCTACTTTAAAAGTGTTGACGAAATGCGAGAGGCTCTGAAGGATTATCCACCAGAGGCGATCAGCAACACGCTTGAAATTGCGAATCGGTGCAACCTTGAACTCGACTCTCAACGCGACCCGATGCCGAAATACGAGGTCCCCGAAGGGTACACACACGACGGTTATCTCAAAGAGTTGTGCTACCAAGGCTTACGCGAGAAATATGGCGAACTCTCTGAACCTATCCGACAGCGGATTGATTATGAGTTGGGAATTATCAAACAAGGGGGGCACGCCAACTATTTTCTGATTGTTGGAGATTATGTCAACTACGCCCAAAAACGGGAATACCCAATTACAGCGCGCGGTTCTGCTGCTGCCAGTCTTGTACTACATGCACTCGATGTCGTTAGTTTCAATCCGATGGATCACGGTTGTCTGTTTGAACGGTTTTTAAATCTCGAACGTACCAATCGACCCGATATCTTTATTGATTTCGCCGACCGCGCCCGTGAATCTGTGATTGAGTATTTAACAAAAAAATATGGCGTGGATTCCGTGGGTAAAGTCGCTACCTTTGCTACACTGGGTGCAAAAGCTGCTATCAAGGATGTCGGACGCGCACTTGAGGTGCCGCTTGAAAATGTCGAAAAATTGACCGAACTTATTCCGTCCATTTCCGGTATAACACTTGATGAAGTTTTGGAACGGATGCCCGAATTTCAGACGCTTGCGGAGCTCCCTGAAAATCGAGAGTTGATGGATCTCAGCAAAGCGGTGGAAGGTATGAAACGGCACGTTTCCTGTCATGCCTCCGGAATCGCGATTTCAGACGGTCCGCTGACAAATTACGTTCCGCTCTTCAAGGATAGACACGACCAGGTCGCCGTGCAATTTGAAGGGAAAACCGTTGAAGAGGTTGGCATCATCAAACTTGATTCCCTCGGTTTACGGAGTCTTAGCGAGGTACACGACTGTCTTGAGATGATTGAGACGAACCACGGTGTTAAGCTTAAACTGGAAGAGATTCCTTTTGACGATAGGGAAACCTACTCGCTCGTTAGCAACGGACTTATTGCCGGTTTATTCCAGTTGGAAGGTTCCGAGGGTATGCTTCGCGTTGTCACAGAACTCAAACCGGACAATTTTGAGGAGTTCTCCGCTATTCCCGCGCTCTATCGCCCGGGTCCGATAGAAAATGGAGATATGCAACAGTACATAGATCGGAAGAACAGGTTACAGCCTGTAGAATATATACACTCTTCGCTTGAGGGTGTGCTTAAAAGCACTTATGGGGTCTGTATCTACCAAGAACAGGTGATGCAAATCGCACACGATATCGCAGGCTTTACGCTCGGTGAAGCGGATGTCCTCCGCAATGCAATGGGCAAGAAAAACGAGGTATTGATTGCCGCGCAGCGTGAGAAATTCGTTGAGGGTGCGGCGAAAAAGACAAACCTCGCTAAAAGCGAGGCTGAAGAGGTGTTTGATTGGCTGGAGTCAATTGGGCACTATGCCTTTAATAAGTCGCATACTGTCGCTTACTCGATGTTGGCGTACCGTATGGCGTACCTAAAAACGCACTACCCAACTGAATTCATGGCGGCGATGATGATCGGGGAGGCAGGCGATTCAACGAAAATTGTCCGCTACCGAGAAGAGTGTGCAAAACTCTCTGATTTCTTGGGTGTAGAAGTCAATGTGTAG
- the gguB gene encoding sugar ABC transporter permease — protein sequence MKLLNLRMYAMVLALVCVWMIFTLLTGGTFLSTRNLSNLSRQAAVTAILAVGMTLVIVSANIDLSVGYGAGLLGAIGAIVHVWWGQPIVVTLLAVICIGILMGLMQGYLVAYQRIPAFIVTLGGFLVYRGLMLAFTKGETILLPDNWLKAIGNAYLSPTLGWILMIVELGISGYGFYRQRAARIKYGTEQTSLHIFLLKVAGISALIVAFITVMNAHKGIPFPVCILFGLAFVFHFIANRTRFGRYVYAVGGNAEAAYLSGVNVRSITLRVFATMGALMAVAGIVMTARVGSASPEAGRLLELDAIAACVIGGASLMGGRGSIFGAILGAFVMESLNNGMSMANMDASWQDIIKGIVLVAAVGFDMASRRR from the coding sequence ATGAAGCTTCTTAATCTCCGTATGTATGCGATGGTGCTTGCGCTGGTTTGTGTCTGGATGATTTTCACACTACTGACCGGCGGCACTTTCCTTAGCACTCGGAATCTATCCAACCTCTCCCGCCAAGCCGCCGTCACAGCTATCCTCGCTGTCGGCATGACACTCGTCATCGTTTCTGCCAACATTGATTTGTCTGTCGGTTACGGTGCTGGGCTGCTCGGTGCTATCGGCGCGATTGTGCACGTCTGGTGGGGGCAACCGATTGTTGTGACACTCCTTGCCGTTATCTGTATCGGTATCCTGATGGGGCTGATGCAAGGATATCTCGTGGCGTATCAGCGAATCCCAGCGTTCATCGTCACATTGGGTGGCTTCTTAGTCTATCGCGGCTTGATGTTAGCCTTTACCAAAGGCGAGACCATCCTTCTTCCAGACAATTGGCTTAAAGCAATTGGCAACGCGTATCTTTCACCCACACTTGGATGGATCCTCATGATTGTTGAGCTGGGCATCAGCGGTTACGGTTTTTATCGGCAGCGCGCTGCACGAATAAAATACGGCACAGAACAAACCTCTCTCCATATATTCCTATTGAAAGTAGCCGGAATATCGGCATTAATTGTGGCGTTCATCACCGTGATGAATGCCCATAAAGGGATTCCATTTCCTGTATGTATTCTGTTCGGGTTGGCGTTCGTGTTTCATTTCATAGCGAACCGCACCCGTTTCGGACGTTATGTGTACGCGGTGGGTGGAAACGCTGAGGCGGCGTACCTCTCCGGTGTCAACGTGCGCAGTATTACGTTGCGGGTATTCGCGACAATGGGTGCCTTGATGGCGGTTGCTGGTATTGTGATGACAGCGCGCGTGGGAAGTGCCAGTCCAGAAGCCGGACGACTACTGGAGTTGGATGCCATCGCCGCGTGTGTCATCGGTGGTGCCAGTTTAATGGGTGGACGCGGGAGTATCTTCGGTGCAATTCTGGGTGCGTTTGTGATGGAGAGCCTCAATAACGGCATGAGTATGGCGAACATGGATGCCTCGTGGCAGGATATAATCAAAGGGATTGTGCTTGTTGCAGCAGTCGGATTCGACATGGCATCCCGGCGGCGATGA
- a CDS encoding TatD family hydrolase, whose translation MFIDSHAHIQLSQFNQDRDAVLKRAEEADVSNILVIGFDMETSLGAVELAEKHTHIYATVGMHPHDAKDLTSDVLKTFRELATHPKVLALGEMGLDYYRNLSPRPLQKEAFEQQLDLAEELQLPIVIHNRDAYMDILPILETRQGRIRGVLHCFTGDVALMHRSLAIGFHIGIGGIVTYPNAKDIQAVAQEVRGDRLLIETDCPWLSPQFRRGKRNEPAYVRAVAEKIADIRNTSIEVIGEITTKNFQNLLAC comes from the coding sequence ATGTTTATTGATTCGCATGCGCACATTCAACTCTCCCAATTCAATCAAGATCGCGATGCAGTGCTAAAGCGCGCGGAAGAAGCCGATGTTTCCAACATCCTCGTCATAGGGTTTGATATGGAGACGAGCTTGGGTGCTGTGGAATTGGCGGAGAAACACACGCATATCTATGCCACCGTCGGGATGCATCCGCATGATGCAAAAGATCTGACCTCCGATGTGCTAAAAACCTTTCGCGAACTCGCCACACATCCGAAAGTCCTTGCGCTCGGCGAAATGGGATTGGATTACTATCGCAATCTCTCGCCGCGTCCGTTACAAAAAGAGGCGTTTGAACAACAGTTGGATCTCGCCGAAGAGCTGCAGCTGCCTATTGTTATCCATAACCGCGATGCCTACATGGACATTTTACCTATTTTAGAGACACGGCAGGGGCGGATCCGAGGTGTGCTGCACTGCTTTACCGGTGATGTCGCGTTGATGCATAGAAGCCTTGCGATCGGATTCCATATCGGTATCGGTGGAATTGTAACCTATCCGAATGCCAAAGATATCCAAGCCGTCGCGCAGGAAGTCCGTGGGGACCGACTGCTGATAGAGACTGATTGTCCATGGCTTTCTCCCCAATTCCGACGTGGCAAACGGAATGAACCGGCTTATGTCCGCGCTGTGGCGGAAAAGATTGCGGATATTCGCAATACTTCCATAGAAGTAATCGGTGAGATAACGACGAAAAATTTTCAGAACCTCCTTGCATGTTAG
- a CDS encoding SDR family NAD(P)-dependent oxidoreductase produces the protein MKLENRIAIITGGGRGIGRSTALAFAKEGADVVLAARTDTEINAVAEEVKQLGRQALAIKTDIQLKADVDAMVAQTLDTFGKVDILVNNAGVAIHNPIPKIREEDWDLTIAVNLKGVFLGTQAVFSHLCEQKYGHIVNVSSVSGKFGHVNGGAYCASKFAVIGFTETTNNEGRPHGVKASVVCPGPVDTKMRRDNHPDDVIEHLTLPEDVANLILFLVTQPPRAHTLETVIRTPLI, from the coding sequence GTGAAACTTGAAAACCGTATCGCGATTATCACAGGAGGTGGGCGCGGGATCGGTCGCTCAACCGCCTTAGCATTTGCCAAGGAAGGTGCTGATGTCGTCCTTGCCGCACGGACGGATACCGAGATAAATGCTGTCGCCGAAGAGGTGAAGCAGCTCGGCAGACAGGCACTCGCCATTAAAACCGATATTCAGTTGAAAGCCGATGTTGATGCGATGGTTGCCCAGACGCTTGACACCTTCGGCAAGGTGGACATTCTCGTTAACAACGCAGGCGTGGCGATCCACAACCCAATTCCAAAAATTCGGGAAGAGGATTGGGACCTGACAATAGCAGTCAATCTCAAGGGTGTATTTCTCGGTACGCAAGCCGTTTTCAGCCATTTATGTGAGCAGAAGTATGGACATATCGTCAATGTCTCTTCGGTTTCTGGTAAATTTGGGCATGTCAACGGCGGCGCGTATTGTGCCTCCAAATTTGCCGTTATCGGTTTCACTGAGACAACGAACAATGAAGGCAGACCGCACGGCGTGAAAGCCTCGGTTGTTTGTCCAGGTCCTGTAGACACCAAGATGCGTCGTGATAACCACCCAGATGACGTGATTGAACATCTCACACTTCCAGAGGATGTGGCAAACTTAATTCTGTTTCTGGTGACACAGCCACCCCGTGCGCATACACTTGAAACTGTTATCCGAACGCCTTTGATATAA
- a CDS encoding mandelate racemase/muconate lactonizing enzyme family protein — MKIKAVRTSLYDIPPQVERVDAIQTFVSMEFPFIEIEDADGVVGTGFSYTIGKGGEAIKQIMDAYLTPILLEEDASNIDRIWNRMWMDTHWVGRGGIVTLGMAAVDIALWDLMAKRAELPLYQLLGGARPAVPVYNTDGGWLHLSEDELVRQSVAFVEQGFKGIKIKVGRDSLYEDVARIFAVRKAIGQEPYLMIDANMKWNAREAIQLACRVEEAGLFWFEEPIEADDVDSHVNLREKTTIPIAVGETIYNKYVFKEYIAQGAADILQPDAVRVGGISEWMKVAHTAECFGLSVSPHFLMDLHVHLSAAVPHSLFVEYIPSLDPVLDDTLQLKDGHFSPPERPGHGILFNKQKLAAYQIS; from the coding sequence ATGAAAATTAAAGCGGTTCGTACATCTCTCTACGACATCCCACCCCAAGTGGAGCGCGTTGATGCCATCCAAACCTTTGTTTCTATGGAGTTCCCTTTCATTGAGATTGAAGACGCAGATGGGGTCGTCGGCACTGGGTTTTCCTATACCATCGGCAAAGGTGGGGAAGCGATTAAACAGATTATGGATGCCTACCTCACGCCTATCCTCCTTGAAGAGGATGCCTCCAACATCGACCGGATCTGGAATCGGATGTGGATGGACACACACTGGGTCGGCAGAGGTGGCATCGTCACTTTAGGTATGGCGGCGGTGGATATTGCACTCTGGGACCTCATGGCAAAACGCGCCGAATTGCCGCTTTATCAACTCCTCGGTGGTGCGAGACCTGCTGTTCCCGTCTACAACACGGATGGTGGTTGGCTACATCTTTCTGAAGATGAGCTTGTCAGGCAGTCTGTCGCGTTTGTCGAGCAGGGTTTCAAGGGTATCAAGATTAAAGTCGGTCGCGATAGCCTCTATGAAGACGTAGCACGTATCTTCGCTGTCAGGAAAGCGATTGGGCAGGAACCCTATCTCATGATTGATGCCAACATGAAATGGAACGCCCGCGAAGCGATTCAACTTGCATGTCGTGTTGAGGAAGCGGGTCTTTTCTGGTTTGAGGAACCGATCGAAGCGGACGATGTGGATAGCCACGTGAACTTACGAGAGAAAACGACGATTCCGATCGCTGTTGGTGAGACGATTTATAATAAGTATGTTTTTAAGGAATACATCGCACAAGGCGCAGCGGACATCCTTCAACCTGATGCAGTCCGTGTCGGTGGTATCTCTGAGTGGATGAAGGTTGCGCATACGGCAGAGTGCTTCGGACTTTCGGTCTCTCCGCATTTCTTGATGGATCTTCACGTGCATCTTTCTGCAGCGGTGCCACACTCGCTGTTTGTGGAATATATTCCGTCGCTGGATCCGGTGCTTGATGATACCTTGCAGCTCAAGGATGGACACTTCTCGCCACCTGAACGTCCGGGGCACGGGATTCTGTTCAACAAGCAGAAACTGGCAGCGTATCAAATATCGTAG
- a CDS encoding sugar phosphate isomerase/epimerase, whose product MFKLGVINDEVSQDFATVVNFVKEFNLHSIEIRSVWDKLPHELTDTDIDEMKRLLDGTDIETIGVASPFFKCDMDNTAERKEHLGILEGCIRTAKAFDTNLIRTFVFWDTGETEARWDEIIASYDEPRRMIDGEGIVLGMENESTTSLRTAKLTAEFIEQIDSPNIRGIWDPANEAHAKGGETPYPDAYNRMKSTMIHAHLKDADANPDTGEIESVPVGDGIIDWEGQLQAFIDDGYEGHLTLETHWRPSLKIDDAILNRPAGQAFSEAGEEASRICIEKLLAMMENLKQ is encoded by the coding sequence ATGTTTAAGCTCGGCGTTATCAACGACGAAGTTTCACAAGACTTCGCTACCGTTGTCAATTTTGTGAAAGAATTCAATCTACACTCCATCGAAATTCGCTCGGTCTGGGACAAACTGCCACACGAGCTTACCGATACCGACATCGACGAGATGAAACGGCTATTGGACGGCACTGACATTGAGACTATCGGTGTTGCATCGCCATTTTTTAAATGCGATATGGACAACACTGCGGAACGGAAAGAACATCTCGGTATACTGGAAGGATGCATCCGAACGGCAAAGGCGTTTGACACCAATCTCATCCGGACCTTCGTCTTTTGGGACACCGGTGAAACGGAGGCGCGGTGGGATGAGATTATCGCTTCCTACGATGAACCGCGCAGAATGATAGATGGCGAAGGCATTGTGCTCGGCATGGAAAACGAATCTACGACCTCGCTCCGCACTGCCAAACTCACAGCAGAGTTTATCGAACAGATTGATTCACCGAATATCCGTGGCATCTGGGATCCCGCCAATGAAGCACACGCAAAGGGGGGCGAAACCCCGTATCCCGATGCTTACAATCGTATGAAATCAACGATGATCCACGCGCACCTCAAGGACGCGGATGCCAACCCAGACACAGGCGAAATAGAATCTGTGCCCGTGGGCGATGGTATAATCGACTGGGAAGGGCAGCTGCAAGCCTTCATTGATGATGGATATGAGGGACATCTCACCCTTGAGACGCATTGGCGACCCTCACTCAAAATTGACGATGCCATCCTTAACCGTCCTGCAGGACAAGCGTTCTCTGAAGCCGGTGAGGAAGCCTCGCGCATCTGTATTGAAAAGTTATTGGCGATGATGGAAAACTTAAAGCAGTAG